From Etheostoma cragini isolate CJK2018 chromosome 1, CSU_Ecrag_1.0, whole genome shotgun sequence, a single genomic window includes:
- the gins2 gene encoding DNA replication complex GINS protein PSF2 isoform X1 — MDSSEVEFLAEKEMVKIIPNFSLDRIYLIGGDLGPFNPGLPVDVPVWLALNLKQRQKCRVVPPAWMDVEKLEEMRELERKEETFTPVPSPYYMELTKLLLNHASDNIPKADEIRTLVKDIWDTRIAKLRLSADSFISQLEAHAKLDNLTLMEINTIRAFLLDSLNCMYKLRSNLQPGSSKGQFTDY; from the exons ATGGATTCCTCGGAGGTAGAGTTCCTCGCCGAGAAAGAGATGGTGAAGATAATACCAAATTTCAGTTTAGACAGGATCTATTTGATTGGG GGCGACCTGGGTCCTTTCAACCCCGGCCTGCCTGTAGATGTTCCTGTGTGGCTGGCCCTCAACttgaaacagagacagaaatgtaGAGTTGTTCCTCCTGCGTGGATGGATGTTG AGAAACTGGAGGAGATGCGAGAGCttgaaaggaaagaggaaaccTTTACGCCTGTTCCCAGTCCTTACTACATGGAGCTGACAAAACTGCTACTGAACCA tGCGTCTGACAACATCCCCAAAGCAGATGAGATCCGCACGCTGGTCAAAGACATCTGGGACACACGGATTGCCAAACTCCGCCTCTCCGCCGATAGCTTCATCAGTCAGCTGGAGGCTCATGCCAAG CTGGACAACCTGACTCTGATGGAGATCAACACCATACGAGCGTTCCTGCTTGACTCTCTCAACTGCATGTACAAACTACGTTCCAATCTGCAGCCTGGTTCAAGCAAGGGACAGTTCACGGATTACTGA
- the gins2 gene encoding DNA replication complex GINS protein PSF2 isoform X2, giving the protein MGDLGPFNPGLPVDVPVWLALNLKQRQKCRVVPPAWMDVEKLEEMRELERKEETFTPVPSPYYMELTKLLLNHASDNIPKADEIRTLVKDIWDTRIAKLRLSADSFISQLEAHAKLDNLTLMEINTIRAFLLDSLNCMYKLRSNLQPGSSKGQFTDY; this is encoded by the exons ATG GGCGACCTGGGTCCTTTCAACCCCGGCCTGCCTGTAGATGTTCCTGTGTGGCTGGCCCTCAACttgaaacagagacagaaatgtaGAGTTGTTCCTCCTGCGTGGATGGATGTTG AGAAACTGGAGGAGATGCGAGAGCttgaaaggaaagaggaaaccTTTACGCCTGTTCCCAGTCCTTACTACATGGAGCTGACAAAACTGCTACTGAACCA tGCGTCTGACAACATCCCCAAAGCAGATGAGATCCGCACGCTGGTCAAAGACATCTGGGACACACGGATTGCCAAACTCCGCCTCTCCGCCGATAGCTTCATCAGTCAGCTGGAGGCTCATGCCAAG CTGGACAACCTGACTCTGATGGAGATCAACACCATACGAGCGTTCCTGCTTGACTCTCTCAACTGCATGTACAAACTACGTTCCAATCTGCAGCCTGGTTCAAGCAAGGGACAGTTCACGGATTACTGA